One window of the Eucalyptus grandis isolate ANBG69807.140 chromosome 8, ASM1654582v1, whole genome shotgun sequence genome contains the following:
- the LOC104414449 gene encoding multiple organellar RNA editing factor 9, chloroplastic, with protein MFLNGAWPISSVATRHAPPPPTLSIQLGLFSTETSSLHRLHRPPSPLPPLLSVAPLSIAPAPTSAGLKRNVGRFGPALRVPVPYLHSLAGELRLDLPRAISSGDGATVPGRDHRDWLVVMIKPGGDGATKQRMIDCHVETLARVAGRLYAKRKQIRRSTMSALRDALFLGVRSSRRWSNKLGGLPWMLFVIPESYVNPEYKDCGGELFVNGKIVQRSPERQRDLSHNLR; from the exons ATGTTTCTGAACG GCGCGTGGCCCATCTCCTCCGTCGCCACGCGCCACGCGCCACCGCCACCCACCCTCTCCATCCAACTCGGCCTCTTCTCCACCGAAACCTCCTCTCTCCATCGCCTCCACCGCCCGCCCTCTCCTCTTCCGCCGCTTCTCTCCGTCGCGCCTCTCTCCATCGCGCCCGCGCCTACCTCCGCCGGCCTCAAAAGGAACGTGGGTCGCTTCGGTCCGGCGCTGCGCGTGCCCGTCCCGTACCTCCACTCGCTCGCCGGCGAACTCCGGCTCGACCTCCCGCGAGCGATTTCCTCCGGCGACGGCGCCACTGTTCCCGGCCGCGATCACCGGGATTGGCTCGTCGTCATGATTAAGCCTGGTGGCGATGGAGCTACGAAGCAGCGGATGATCGACTGTCACGTTGAAACCCTGGCCAGAGTTGCTGGCAGGCTATATG CGAAGAGGAAGCAGATAAGAAGATCTACTATGTCTGCTTTGAGAGATGCTTTGTTTTTGGGTGTGAGATCGAGCAGGAGATGGTCCAACAAGCTCGGAG GGTTGCCTTGGATGTTGTTTGTGATTCCGGAGTCATATGTCAATCCTGAATACAAGGATTGTGGAG GTGAGTTGTTTGTGAATGGGAAGATTGTTCAAAGATCACCGGAGAGACAAAGAGACTTGAGCCACAACCTCAGGTAG
- the LOC104414450 gene encoding multiple organellar RNA editing factor 2, chloroplastic: MAQTLARAAAGRLTVFSLVTRRLHSTTTFVTSPPALPSLLFRRRALGPLSHAAGSTPFGAAGARFAPIRCRVNRSGGSAYSPLNSGSNFSDRPPTEMAPLFPGCDYQHWLIVMDKPGGENATKQQMIDCYIETLAKVIGSEEEAKNKIYNVSCERYFGFGCEIDEETSNKLEGLPGVLFVLPDSYVDPEYKDYGAELFVNGEIVQRSPERQRRVEPQPQRAKDRPRYNDRTRYVRRREN, translated from the exons ATGGCCCAAACCCTAGCACGCGCCGCCGCGGGCCGCCTCACCGTGTTCTCCCTCGTCACCAGACGCCTCCACTCGACCACGACCTTCGTCACCTCCCCTCCCGCGCTCCCGTCCCTCCTCTTCCGCCGCCGCGCCCTCGGCCCTCTCTCCCACGCCGCCGGCTCGACTCCCTTCGGCGCCGCCGGGGCTCGGTTCGCGCCCATACGGTGCCGCGTGAACCGGTCCGGGGGCTCCGCGTACTCCCCGCTGAACTCCGGCTCGAACTTCAGCGACCGGCCGCCCACGGAAATGGCGCCGCTGTTCCCGGGGTGCGACTACCAGCACTGGCTCATCGTCATGGATAAGCCTGGGGGTGAGAACGCCACGAAGCAGCAGATGATCGATTGCTACATCGAAACCCTAGCCAAAGTTATCGGCAG TGAGGAGGAAGCAAAGAATAAGATATACAACGTCTCCTGTGAGAGATATTTTGGGTTTGGCTGTGAGATTGATGAGGAGACATCAAACAAGCTTGAAG GTTTGCCTGGGGTATTGTTTGTGCTTCCCGACTCCTATGTTGATCCTGAGTACAAGGACTATGGGG CTGAGTTGTTTGTGAATGGAGAGATTGTTCAAAGATCACCTGAGAGGCAGAGGAGAGTGGAGCCGCAACCTCAGAGAGCTAAGGACAGGCCAAGATACAATGACAGAACCAGATATGTTCGCCGCAGAGAAAACTAG